TAGAGGGGGATCAGGCGGTGGGGTAGGGCCGCTTTGCACCCCGGGGGGGGTGGCCTCCCCCTCCCCCCCCCCCCCCCCCCCCGCACAAGGCCATGGCAGCAGACAGGCCTGCCGCTCAGGGCCAGCTTTGTAGTCATGTATACTAGCAGATCGCTAAACTTGGTAGAATGTAGCAGTGTGCTTGCATCATACCGTAGGAGAATGCCTTAATGAAAATATTGTCTGGAAAAGAAATTCAGAAGGCAGTGCATTCGTGCAAACCGTCTAGAGTGGCCGTTGCATTTATAGGCAGAGACTGGAACACATTTATTCCTGACGCGCAAAATCTTCAGACGGTGATAGTTTCGCCTACGCTAGGCAGTAATCCTGATGCCATTACAGATATTGCAAAGCAGCTGGGCTGGAATAAGATTTATTTTCTCAATGAGTTGCACGCCAAAATATATATTGGAGAAGAATCGGCTGTTGTTGGCAGCGCCAATCTCACACAAAATGGGCTCAGTGGTGAGGGCTTGGTTGAGTTGTGCGTTGAGTTAAGCTGTGAAAAAAATTTGCATGAACTCTGCAGATTTTTTGATGGGTTAAAAGCGCAAGCACAAGAGCAATACCCTACCGAAATTTCTAAGCTGGCACAGCTGAAAAAACTTAAAACAGCCTGGAATTCCGCGTTTGTCAACAACATCACCTCAGATAAACACAGCACTGTCTGCTCTTTTGCAGATTTTGAACTGCTTGGAGATGATGATTTTTATGTGGTTTGGTATCAGCCTGAACCCGCGACGTATTCTGAAGAGGTAGAGAGCATTAGGGCTGATATGAATAATGATATGCACTTTGCATCTGACGACAGGGTTGAGAAGGATCATTGGGCGCTTATCTGGCGGTACAGTGATAATAGTGGTGCGCCGAGAGCCATGAAACCTGAGTGGATGTATATTCATGAAATTTTTGAAAATGGCGTGATCGACGAGGAATACGAATACACAAAATGCGCCATTGAAAGGAAAATTAAAAAGCCAATCCCACCTTTTGAACTGACAAGTGACGTAAAAGCGGCTTTTAAAAAGGCTGTAGTTGATAAAGATATTGCAAAATATATGATTCAAAAGGGTGTATTTCGTCTGGAAACCGCAAAAAAAGGTCTGCCGCTGCTCATAAGCAGGATGAAAAAATATTTGGAGCAGGACAAAGATTCAGCCACAAGCTAGGTATAAGTAGAACTGCTACGTCCAGTTTTGCAGTATAAGGCAGATATGATCTGCTGTGTGGGTGGGCAGCGCAATCAGTCCACAGAGAGATTGCAAAAAAGAACAGACAGCTCTCCACCGATGTGGTAAGGCTGCATCTAAAAAAAGTACTAGTTTAGAAGATAGCTGGCAGATGCCCCTTGGCCCAGCCAAACAGCTCGCGCTGTTTGCCAATATTTCCCTGGTTTCATGGTCGTTGGTAAGAGCCAGGGAAATATTGTACGGGCGGCAGATTGTCACTCATTGTTTTGAAGCAAAATCACTTAATCAAAACATAGCCTTGTATATAGTTGAAATTTTTATCCTGCACTTCAAGCAACTCTCCATTATAAACTGTATAATACACGTCAGCCTTAATATACACCCCATCAACTTCTGCGCATTTAACACATTCAATAGATCCGTCACTACGGTATCCAGCCACTACAATCCACGACCCCAGTCCCCCCTTGGCTATAGCATGCATCCCGGTGGATATAGCAACACACGATCTCCCCAGCGCAATTGCTTTGCCTCCTACTCCAGTTGCTATCGCGAATCCATTTTCCCCAGCAACAAGGGCCTTACCCATTTGCCCAGTCGCAAGAACGGTTTGACAGGCTTCATCATACGCTGAAAATGCGGCTCCCTCCGGGCCAGTGGACACTGCAACTCCGCATTTGCTTCCAATTGAAGCTGTTCCGTTATAACCTGTAGATATTGCAATACTGTTAAAACTTGCAGCCTCAGCTTCTCCATTATCTCCTGTAGCCAGCACGACACCCCTTTCCCCACTAGTTGTTGCATGACTACAATCCCCAACAGAAACTGCTATAGAACAAAATCCATTTGTCCGCACTGAATAAAATTTATTACTTATCACAACACAACAACATCTTCCAGACTTTTTGACTATTTTTCTGAACAACATCACAGATGAATCATGTATAATTCGCTTTTTATTTTGATTTATTACTTGATAAGTTGACCACTCATACAGCAAACTATACACATTACAATCACCCATTTGAATGTATGGGATTCCAATCTCACAGCCCACTAAATCACTTCCATTTAATTCGCGAATCCATCTCCGCTTCCGCGGTGCATCCAACGATACCTTTCGTTTCATGCCCCCCCCCTGTCTCACAGCAACAGCCTAGAAAGTAACTACTTCTTGCTTTTGTACATCCGCGCGTCAGCAACCCTGATCAGATCATTTACACTTTCACCATCAACCCTTGCGAGTGCATGTCCTAAACTGGCACTTATCTTGATTTCTTTTCCATCTACAGTGATTGTTTTTGATGTTTCTTGCTGAAGCTTATGGCAAAAATTTTCTATGTCAGCATTTGAGCGCATTCCAGACACCAATACTATAAATTCGTCCCCGCCCCATCTTCCTGCATAATCGCTGAACCGGATTGAGTGTGACAAACCTTGCGCAAATACTTTCAGCACACAGTCACCCACAAGGTGCCCACAGTTGTCATTAATCGACTTCAACCCATTTATATCAATAAATATAACGCTCCAGAATGGGGC
The Desulfovibrio sp. genome window above contains:
- a CDS encoding restriction endonuclease PLD domain-containing protein yields the protein MKILSGKEIQKAVHSCKPSRVAVAFIGRDWNTFIPDAQNLQTVIVSPTLGSNPDAITDIAKQLGWNKIYFLNELHAKIYIGEESAVVGSANLTQNGLSGEGLVELCVELSCEKNLHELCRFFDGLKAQAQEQYPTEISKLAQLKKLKTAWNSAFVNNITSDKHSTVCSFADFELLGDDDFYVVWYQPEPATYSEEVESIRADMNNDMHFASDDRVEKDHWALIWRYSDNSGAPRAMKPEWMYIHEIFENGVIDEEYEYTKCAIERKIKKPIPPFELTSDVKAAFKKAVVDKDIAKYMIQKGVFRLETAKKGLPLLISRMKKYLEQDKDSATS
- a CDS encoding GGDEF domain-containing protein; translation: MMISDSSDLQKPVLGLMSCTCDVPVWGILLIGVFVLCLVVFLFMAIRNCKRAIADCRWARTQADTDDLTGLWNRHAINRKLQEGQCIQGVDAPFWSVIFIDINGLKSINDNCGHLVGDCVLKVFAQGLSHSIRFSDYAGRWGGDEFIVLVSGMRSNADIENFCHKLQQETSKTITVDGKEIKISASLGHALARVDGESVNDLIRVADARMYKSKK